The genomic stretch CCGGGTACGCAAGCGGCGGTTACCTGGAGATCGACGCGCCGGATCAGCGCGTCGAAATCCCTGTGCCCGTCCCCGCCGACGGGAGGTACCGAGTCCGCGTGAAGCCTGTGAACACGCTGATCAAGGACCAGCTGCAAATCAGCCTCAAGGGCGGCAAGACCGCTGCGTTCGTCAGGCATGATGGCCACGAGCGCAACACGCCGCATGTCGACTTGGGTGAAACCCGGTCTTCGGACGGCCGCCTGTTTATCACCCTCAGCGGCAACCCGGTGATGGGGCTCGATCACCTGAGAATCGAGCGGACAGATATGCAGGATGTGCCTGCGGCGCCACGTTGACTCGCCTCCCCGGGGGCTTGACCTGCCCCTGGGGCTCGTCAAGGTATCTGCCGGCGGCTGAGGGCTGAAGGTCAGTCTGCAACTCCCGTCGCCACGGCGGCGGCAAAGTTCTCGGTGTGCGTGATGGAGATGAGAATGCGCGTGATGCCGAGCGAATCGGCCACCTGCTTGCACTCGTCGCAGAGGGTAACATATGGCCGGCCGGCGGCGTCGTTGAGAATCTCCATGTCGCGCCAGGCGATCTTGCCCTTCCAGCCGGTACCCAGAACCTTGAGGATGGCCTCCTTGGCCGCGAAACGGCCGGCCAAGCGCGGTACCGGGTCGCGGTTGGCGCGCACGTAGGCCAGCTCCGCAGGGGTCAACAGGCGGTCGGTCAGCCGGTCGCCGTGACGCTCCCAGACGTCGCGGATCCGCTTGCACTCGATCAGATCAATACCCTGGGCAATGATCTTCATAGGGTGACAGAGTAACCGGACGCCGCGGCCATGGCAAAGACCACGACTGCGGCGGGTGGTCAGTAGTCAGTCTTCAGTTGTCAGTACTCTGGCGCCCGGCTTCCACGAAGTGGACACCCGCTGGTGCGAGTATCCTTTCTCGCACCCTCCCCGAACGAATCCTTTCGCCCCTCTGGTCGAGCCGAACCGCTGGTGCGAGAATCCCTTCTCGCACCCCTCCTCCGGGCGAATCCTTTCGCCCCTCTGGTCGAGCAGGATAGGAACCCCGCCGGGGGCCGAGATGGGAATCTCGGCCCAGCGACAGTCCGCTGGTGCGAGAATCCCTTCTCGCACCCCTCCTCCGGGCGAATCCTTTCGCCCCTCTGGTCGAGCAGGATAGGAACCCCGCCGGGGGCCGAGATGGGAATCTCGGCCCAGCGACAGTCCGCTGGTGCGAGAATCCCTTCTCGCACCCCTCCTCCGGGCGAATCCTTTCGCCCCTCTGGTCGAGCGGGATAGGAACCCCGCCGGGGTGAAGCCGATATGAGAATCTCGACCCAGCGACAGTATGGGGCTCAGATGGGAATCTCGACCCAGCATGCACACCAAACACGTACCGGTTCCGGAACTGACAACTGAACACTGACAACTCGCCTTCCGGAGTGGTACGCGATATAAAACCACGTGCGAGGATCGAGATGAGCGTGGAGCACCTACTCGACGGCCTTACCGAACCGCAGAAGGAAGCGGTGA from Phycisphaerae bacterium encodes the following:
- the acpS gene encoding holo-ACP synthase, encoding MKIIAQGIDLIECKRIRDVWERHGDRLTDRLLTPAELAYVRANRDPVPRLAGRFAAKEAILKVLGTGWKGKIAWRDMEILNDAAGRPYVTLCDECKQVADSLGITRILISITHTENFAAAVATGVAD